One window of Flavobacteriales bacterium genomic DNA carries:
- a CDS encoding S1/P1 Nuclease, producing MQRDAEAWGFYGHRRINRMAVFTLPPAMFGFYKRHIDYITDHATDPDSRRYAVAGEAPRHYIDIDHYVPAGEDPFKEVPEKWDLAVQKFTEDTLQAYGIVPWYIPVVYGRLVKAFARGNVDRILYYSAEIGHYIADSHVPLHTTENYNGDMTGQHGIHAFWESRIPELSAENYDHFVGRAHYIEDPLKFAWSNVIASHAALDTVFGMERELQKNFPESGKYVYEQRGRGSVQLYSKEFAKAYEEAMGGMVERRMNASVIAVGSYWYSAWVDAGQPDLDHFEEKDVSDSLKQVLKAEEEQWKMSNKKLGRPEPSE from the coding sequence ATGCAGCGCGACGCCGAGGCATGGGGCTTCTACGGGCACCGCCGCATCAACCGCATGGCCGTCTTTACGTTGCCACCGGCGATGTTCGGCTTCTACAAGCGCCACATCGATTACATCACCGACCACGCCACCGACCCCGATAGCCGCCGCTATGCCGTGGCCGGAGAGGCACCGCGCCACTACATCGACATCGACCATTATGTGCCGGCAGGGGAGGATCCCTTCAAGGAAGTTCCCGAAAAATGGGACCTCGCCGTGCAGAAATTCACCGAGGATACGCTCCAAGCATACGGCATCGTGCCTTGGTACATTCCTGTGGTCTATGGGCGTTTGGTGAAGGCATTCGCGCGCGGAAACGTGGACCGCATCCTGTATTACAGCGCGGAGATCGGCCATTACATCGCCGATTCACACGTGCCGTTGCACACCACCGAGAACTACAACGGCGACATGACCGGCCAGCACGGTATCCACGCCTTCTGGGAAAGCAGGATCCCCGAGCTCAGCGCTGAAAACTATGATCATTTCGTAGGTCGTGCGCACTACATTGAGGATCCGCTGAAGTTCGCATGGAGCAACGTGATCGCCAGCCACGCCGCATTGGACACGGTGTTCGGCATGGAGAGAGAGCTGCAGAAGAATTTCCCGGAGAGCGGGAAATACGTCTACGAGCAGCGCGGGCGAGGCAGCGTACAGCTATACTCCAAAGAATTCGCCAAAGCCTACGAAGAAGCCATGGGCGGCATGGTGGAACGCCGCATGAACGCATCCGTCATCGCCGTGGGCAGCTACTGGTATTCCGCTTGGGTGGACGCCGGCCAACCCGACCTCGACCACTTCGAGGAGAAGGACGTGAGCGACAGCCTCAAGCAAGTGCTTAAGGCGGAAGAGGAGCAGTGGAAGATGTCCAACAAGAAGCTGGGACGACCGGAGCCGAGTGAGTGA